A part of Kitasatospora acidiphila genomic DNA contains:
- a CDS encoding restriction endonuclease subunit S, with product MTNEQLPAGWAWATVAEVGRLQLGRQRAPRYHAGPNMRPYLRVANVFEDRIDTRDVMSMNFDPEEFEAYQLQPGDVLLNEGQSPELLGRPAIYRGEPADACFTNSLIRFQAHAGVLPEWALTVFRAYMHNGRFRRESRITTNIAHLSMTRLKHVEFPVPPLAEQQRISDALDEAWEYLARARQSAERSLRLAEALREGLIQSAVVGSVRLQGSSSAHDILEEAGIFPIAAPPADLPELPPSWCWVRLGDLADVSGGVTKDTKKQGAEGMIEVPYLRVANVQRGHLQLDHVATIRVTPEKLKALRLERGDVLMNEGGDRDKLGRGWVWDGQIDDCIHQNHVFRARLKPGVLEPKLLSWFGNTWGRSWFELRGKQTTNLASLSLRTLKELPVPVPPLDVQTGLTEYISETTAHADRIIDSARQLLRKLDGAKKSLLQAAVTGRVVPQNPSDESADELLARLRAESTTNAATRPRTRAVKKRNVTAKEASNKELA from the coding sequence ATGACCAATGAACAGCTTCCGGCCGGGTGGGCCTGGGCGACAGTTGCGGAAGTAGGGCGTCTACAGCTGGGGCGCCAGCGAGCACCTCGCTATCACGCCGGACCGAATATGCGCCCCTATCTGCGAGTTGCTAACGTTTTCGAAGACCGGATCGACACGCGCGACGTCATGTCGATGAATTTCGACCCTGAAGAGTTCGAGGCGTATCAACTTCAGCCTGGTGACGTCCTTCTCAACGAGGGCCAGTCACCGGAGCTGCTGGGCCGCCCAGCGATCTACCGCGGTGAGCCTGCAGACGCCTGTTTCACCAACAGTCTGATCCGATTCCAGGCACACGCTGGCGTTCTGCCAGAATGGGCCCTGACTGTCTTCCGGGCATACATGCACAACGGGCGGTTCCGCCGCGAGTCGCGGATCACGACGAACATTGCTCACCTCTCCATGACCCGGCTGAAGCATGTCGAGTTCCCGGTGCCTCCTCTTGCCGAGCAACAGCGCATCAGCGACGCCCTGGACGAGGCGTGGGAGTACCTTGCCCGAGCCCGTCAGTCTGCTGAGCGGTCGCTCCGACTGGCCGAGGCGCTCCGGGAAGGACTGATCCAGTCTGCTGTTGTTGGGTCAGTTAGACTGCAAGGCTCATCCTCCGCGCACGATATCCTGGAGGAAGCCGGCATCTTCCCAATCGCAGCCCCACCTGCCGATCTGCCAGAACTTCCTCCATCGTGGTGCTGGGTGCGACTTGGTGATTTGGCCGACGTTAGCGGAGGCGTGACTAAGGACACTAAGAAGCAGGGCGCCGAGGGCATGATAGAGGTGCCCTACCTCCGGGTTGCCAACGTGCAACGCGGCCATTTGCAACTCGATCACGTTGCCACAATCCGCGTCACGCCTGAGAAGCTGAAAGCTCTGCGTCTCGAGCGGGGCGATGTGCTGATGAACGAAGGTGGAGACCGCGACAAGCTCGGCCGGGGTTGGGTTTGGGACGGGCAGATCGATGATTGCATCCATCAGAACCATGTGTTTCGAGCTCGGCTGAAGCCGGGCGTGCTGGAGCCGAAGCTCCTCTCCTGGTTTGGCAACACCTGGGGCCGGTCGTGGTTCGAGCTTCGCGGCAAGCAGACGACGAACCTGGCGTCGCTTAGCCTGCGGACACTGAAGGAACTCCCAGTCCCTGTACCGCCGCTCGATGTTCAAACTGGACTGACCGAGTACATCTCCGAGACTACTGCGCACGCGGACAGGATCATCGACAGTGCCAGGCAGCTGCTGAGGAAGCTGGATGGGGCGAAGAAGTCCCTGCTGCAGGCAGCAGTGACCGGTCGAGTCGTGCCACAGAATCCGAGCGACGAGTCGGCAGATGAGCTTCTTGCAAGGCTGCGTGCCGAATCGACGACCAACGCCGCTACGAGGCCCCGCACTCGGGCAGTGAAGAAGCGCAACGTGACTGCGAAAGAAGCAAGCAATAAGGAGCTGGCGTGA
- a CDS encoding type I restriction endonuclease subunit R — MSDEVGAAEYLTPEERARLEIDKQLRACGWEVQDHKAINLSAGLGVAVREFPLKKGYGRADYLLYVDRKVVGVLEAKREGQTLTGVEPQSGRYADGLPDSVPAVRRPLPFVYESTGIETRFTSLLDPKPRSREVHTFHRPEHLLELLRQNELFTRGEGPGTFRRGLGSMPPVNPKGLRLAQYEAIGQIEESLAQDKPRALVQMATGSGKTYAAASLSYRLLKFGGAKRILFLVDRGNLGRQTLSEFEAFATPDTGRLFTELYNVQHLTTNTVNPASNVVITTIQRLHSMLRDEPELDPKVEESSLEEEAPRQVAEFGYNAALPIEAFDVVIVDECHRSIYGVWRQALDYFDAHLIGLTATPSKQTYGFFKQNLVFSYTHERAVKDRVNVDFDVYRIRTRIGENGSTVEADGETVVTFKDRLTGRTRQAVLEDDLIYSASALDRSVVAPDQLRTVIRTFRERLFTEIFPGRTEVPKTLIFAKDDGHADRIVQMLREEFNEENRFAVKITYKTTGAKPEELLSDFRTSYWPRIAVTVDMIATGTDIKPLECVFFLREVKSRNFFEQMKGRGVRVINDVDFQQVTPDARTKTHFVIVDAVGVTTTALNETAPLDKTPKSVGLDKLLQRVAEGAATPDLASTIGSRLTRLAKTLSAPELAEVAESAGISLSTLAGALVASVDPDAALDAASKARAAAGQDGEPSEAEVIAARQARVEEALQPLMANPELRTVLARKRNTERTIDEVSQDELLEAGPVTDPSVRAQQTAQDFRAFLDTNRHEIEAIQALYEVPYKRRVTFSDIRKLATEIARPPHQWTPKQLWEAYEQLDRSKVRGSGGEARTDLVSLIRYALAQENELVPYRSTVDERLAGWLLTQQQAGRTFTKVQLEWLHRIADIIAASLEVTLDDLDEGESALHGGLGKAYGVFGNQLQPLLEELNQVLVA; from the coding sequence ATGTCCGACGAGGTGGGGGCGGCGGAGTACCTGACACCGGAAGAGCGAGCGCGTCTGGAGATCGACAAGCAGCTGCGTGCCTGCGGGTGGGAGGTGCAAGATCACAAGGCCATCAACTTGTCGGCTGGGTTGGGTGTCGCTGTGCGCGAGTTCCCCCTGAAGAAGGGGTACGGCCGTGCGGACTACCTGCTCTATGTCGATCGGAAGGTCGTTGGTGTACTAGAGGCGAAGAGGGAGGGGCAGACGCTGACCGGCGTGGAGCCGCAGTCCGGGCGCTACGCCGATGGTCTGCCTGACTCTGTGCCAGCGGTCCGCAGGCCGTTACCGTTTGTCTACGAGTCCACAGGCATTGAGACACGGTTTACCTCTCTCCTCGACCCGAAGCCGCGGTCCCGAGAGGTGCATACCTTCCATCGCCCTGAGCACCTCCTTGAACTTCTGCGTCAGAACGAGCTGTTCACCCGAGGGGAGGGCCCTGGGACCTTCCGGCGCGGGCTGGGGTCGATGCCTCCTGTGAATCCCAAGGGCCTGCGCCTGGCGCAGTATGAGGCGATCGGCCAGATCGAGGAGTCCCTCGCTCAAGACAAGCCGCGAGCCCTCGTCCAGATGGCCACCGGCTCAGGAAAGACGTACGCTGCAGCGTCACTGTCCTACCGGCTGCTGAAGTTCGGCGGAGCGAAGCGGATCTTGTTCCTGGTCGACAGAGGCAACCTTGGTCGTCAGACTCTGAGCGAGTTCGAGGCGTTCGCTACCCCTGACACCGGACGGCTCTTCACTGAGCTGTACAACGTGCAGCACCTCACCACGAACACGGTCAACCCGGCGAGCAACGTGGTCATCACCACCATCCAGCGACTGCACTCCATGTTGCGCGACGAACCCGAACTCGATCCGAAGGTCGAGGAGAGCTCGCTGGAGGAGGAAGCACCGCGGCAGGTAGCCGAGTTCGGATACAACGCTGCTCTCCCGATCGAGGCATTTGACGTCGTGATCGTTGACGAATGCCACCGCTCGATCTATGGCGTTTGGCGGCAGGCCCTCGACTACTTCGACGCGCATCTTATCGGTCTCACGGCCACACCGAGCAAGCAAACCTATGGGTTCTTCAAGCAGAACCTCGTCTTCTCCTACACCCATGAACGTGCTGTCAAGGACCGCGTGAACGTCGACTTCGACGTCTATCGAATCCGCACCAGGATTGGCGAGAACGGTTCAACGGTGGAGGCCGATGGTGAGACTGTTGTAACCTTCAAAGATCGGCTGACGGGGCGCACTCGGCAGGCTGTACTCGAGGACGACCTCATCTATAGCGCCTCTGCGCTAGACCGCTCCGTGGTGGCCCCAGACCAACTCCGGACTGTGATCCGCACATTTCGAGAGCGATTGTTCACCGAGATTTTCCCGGGCCGCACCGAAGTGCCGAAGACACTTATCTTCGCTAAGGACGACGGCCATGCAGATCGCATCGTGCAGATGTTGCGGGAAGAGTTCAACGAAGAGAATCGATTCGCAGTAAAGATCACATACAAGACCACAGGCGCGAAGCCTGAGGAGCTGTTGAGCGATTTCCGCACGTCATATTGGCCGCGCATCGCCGTGACTGTGGACATGATTGCCACTGGTACTGACATCAAGCCCCTGGAATGCGTCTTCTTTCTGCGTGAAGTGAAGAGCCGCAATTTCTTTGAACAGATGAAGGGTCGGGGTGTGCGCGTCATCAATGACGTGGATTTCCAGCAAGTGACCCCGGATGCTCGCACCAAGACTCACTTCGTCATCGTGGACGCAGTCGGCGTGACCACCACGGCGCTCAACGAAACCGCGCCGCTGGACAAGACGCCCAAGTCGGTGGGCCTCGACAAGCTCTTGCAGCGCGTCGCGGAAGGGGCGGCCACACCCGACCTCGCCTCCACCATCGGGTCGCGCCTGACACGACTGGCCAAGACGCTCTCTGCACCGGAACTCGCTGAGGTTGCTGAGTCAGCCGGCATCAGCCTGTCAACTCTTGCTGGCGCCCTGGTGGCTTCTGTGGACCCCGATGCCGCCTTGGATGCGGCTTCGAAGGCGCGGGCCGCGGCCGGCCAGGACGGAGAACCCAGCGAAGCCGAAGTTATAGCTGCTCGCCAGGCGCGGGTCGAGGAAGCGCTGCAGCCGTTGATGGCCAACCCCGAACTTCGCACGGTCCTCGCTCGCAAGCGCAATACCGAGCGCACCATAGACGAGGTCAGCCAAGACGAACTTCTTGAGGCTGGTCCAGTGACAGACCCGAGTGTACGAGCACAACAGACGGCACAGGACTTCCGCGCGTTCCTTGACACCAACCGCCACGAGATAGAGGCGATCCAAGCCCTCTACGAAGTTCCCTACAAGCGGCGTGTCACCTTCTCGGACATCCGCAAGCTCGCGACGGAGATCGCGAGGCCCCCGCACCAATGGACTCCGAAGCAGCTGTGGGAGGCTTACGAGCAGCTCGACCGCAGTAAGGTTCGCGGCTCCGGTGGGGAGGCGCGGACCGATCTCGTGAGCCTCATCCGCTATGCCCTCGCGCAGGAGAACGAACTGGTCCCCTACCGTTCCACCGTCGATGAGCGACTCGCGGGGTGGCTTCTGACCCAGCAGCAGGCCGGCCGCACCTTCACCAAGGTGCAGCTGGAGTGGCTCCACCGGATCGCTGACATCATTGCGGCCTCGCTGGAGGTTACTCTCGACGATCTCGACGAAGGTGAGTCCGCGCTTCACGGCGGTCTCGGAAAGGCATACGGCGTGTTCGGCAACCAGCTTCAACCGCTCCTTGAGGAGCTCAACCAGGTTCTCGTGGCATGA
- a CDS encoding DUF6545 domain-containing protein, translating into MLPDQSHVPAPSRRRHWAHLRFGAAVGRAGSFIRNTTCSFPIGRPVLIAERIRVTDLKLFRTGANGSDIELHGSTVALEVELQRRVEASMEAMLGIRFVASEYPTGPWHRGRIGSLGLDENGTPVILEYKKGSDHGVVTQAVSYLSWLKSSRHEFQALVREKLGAEAAESIDWRNNPRVVCIAADFFRHDRTAIHLMGQRIDLVRYRVFEGGLLSLLLVESAPGTAASAIERAGGSPAEASNSAETVLAEPPAPLRALYEELCEALTRSGDVEVEAKFAIHPIPAGVDSVLNALLALVPLLLISVGSTRPTYPKARATVRYHHFLIRLHPLWEHLSEAAPQIRYGRAQHSLRDVLDPRGVRDRLYRRTIEIRDAILILNGDAPISVRLAAADFVDDAGLTGPTATTAAEACWLRAVREAHTAGVARAGSPEAPAQAGADLATEADLLLKLSDAYFSDLATEFAQAHLERLNIAVSGATS; encoded by the coding sequence GTGCTTCCGGACCAGTCGCACGTCCCCGCGCCGAGCAGGCGCCGCCACTGGGCACACCTGCGGTTCGGTGCGGCTGTAGGGCGGGCGGGGAGTTTCATCCGGAATACAACCTGCTCTTTCCCGATTGGTCGTCCTGTACTGATCGCAGAGCGGATCCGGGTGACAGATCTGAAGTTGTTTCGCACCGGCGCCAACGGCAGCGACATCGAGCTGCACGGCTCAACGGTGGCGCTGGAGGTAGAGCTGCAGCGAAGGGTCGAGGCGAGCATGGAGGCGATGCTCGGCATCCGCTTCGTCGCCTCGGAGTACCCGACCGGGCCGTGGCACCGGGGGCGGATCGGCTCGCTCGGGCTCGACGAGAACGGCACCCCGGTGATCCTCGAGTACAAGAAGGGCAGCGACCACGGGGTGGTAACGCAGGCGGTCTCGTACCTGTCCTGGCTCAAGAGCAGCCGCCACGAGTTCCAGGCTCTCGTGCGGGAGAAGCTTGGCGCCGAGGCGGCCGAGAGCATCGACTGGCGCAACAACCCTCGGGTGGTCTGCATCGCCGCCGACTTCTTCCGGCACGACCGGACCGCGATCCACCTCATGGGTCAGCGCATCGACCTGGTGCGGTACCGGGTCTTCGAGGGCGGCCTGCTGAGTCTGCTCCTGGTGGAGTCGGCTCCGGGCACCGCCGCATCGGCTATCGAGCGCGCTGGCGGATCTCCGGCGGAGGCGTCGAACTCGGCGGAGACGGTCCTGGCTGAGCCGCCGGCGCCGCTGCGTGCTCTCTACGAGGAGCTGTGCGAGGCTCTGACCAGGTCCGGAGACGTCGAGGTGGAGGCGAAGTTCGCCATCCACCCGATCCCGGCTGGGGTGGACAGCGTGCTGAACGCCCTTCTGGCCCTGGTACCGCTCCTGCTGATCTCCGTCGGGAGCACCCGGCCGACCTATCCGAAGGCCCGAGCGACCGTTCGGTACCACCACTTCCTCATCAGGCTTCACCCCCTCTGGGAGCACCTGAGCGAAGCCGCACCCCAGATCCGGTACGGCCGCGCCCAGCATTCGCTCCGCGATGTTCTCGACCCGCGCGGCGTCCGTGACCGCCTGTACCGACGGACCATCGAAATCCGCGACGCCATCCTCATCCTGAACGGCGACGCCCCGATCTCGGTCCGCCTGGCCGCGGCCGACTTCGTCGACGACGCCGGACTCACGGGCCCGACTGCCACAACGGCAGCCGAGGCCTGCTGGCTGCGCGCCGTACGGGAAGCCCACACCGCGGGAGTTGCCCGCGCCGGAAGCCCTGAGGCCCCAGCCCAGGCCGGCGCCGACCTCGCAACAGAAGCAGACCTGCTGCTCAAGCTGTCCGACGCCTACTTCTCCGACCTCGCCACCGAATTCGCCCAGGCCCACCTGGAGCGACTGAACATCGCCGTCTCCGGAGCCACCTCATGA